From the Naumovozyma dairenensis CBS 421 chromosome 10, complete genome genome, the window CTGagaatattatcaatttccttttccaaAATCCTAAAGAATTACTGACATATGTCACTACTGTTGATAGAATTGATTCTCCCAAGAGGAAGGGCCAACATGATGTAGATgtcatttatttattaaaaccaactaaattcaatatcaacTGTATTGATGCTGATTTCCAAAGTAGACCATCCAAATATAGAAAGGCACACATTAGATTCTTCCCtacttttgaaagatacttaattaattttttccaatCCAAAAGGTACATCCAAGAACGTCTTTCGACAATGGACGAAGCTAGAATTGCATTCATcccaaaagaaaaacagtTTTTCCAGACGTTAGACATTGATAAACCATTACaacttttctttaataagAATTGTACAGATCTAATtgagaaaaatattcaaaagacaataaaatcattattaaacaTTTGTATCATTACAGGAGAATATCCAATAATTAGATATTCAGAGCCATCAGAAGAACAAATGACGTTAACGCCGCCCACGAAGTTGGCAGGGAAATTAGCTAAAGAATTCCAATTAGTTTTAGACTCATACGCGAGAGATCATGAGGATTTCCCACCTCAGTCTGATAGACCAAGATCCATTATGATTATTACTGATAGGACTTTGGACCCATTTAGTCCCATATTACATGATTTTAACTATCAAGCCATGGTTTATGATGTAATACAGGATGTGGATCCTAGAACTGATGTGTATCACTATAAAgctgaaaatgaattgggGGAATTTGAAGAgaaatcatcaaaattaattgatataCAAGATCCTGATTGGgttgaattgaaatatcaACATATCGTTGATGCTAATGATTATCTTTCCGGGAAAATTAAAGAGATGATTGCTAAAAATCCATTGTTAGTTGATAGACAAAATGTTAAGAACACCACTGATTTACTAAGTGTTGTGGCACATTTAAAGgattttgatgaagaaaggAGAAGATTGATTTTACATAGGAcattaattgattcatGTTTGacaattaataaagatagAAGATTAGCAGAATTAGCTGAAGTGGAACAAAATTTAGCTGGTTTTGGTATGGATATGGATGGCGAAAAATGTAAACATATAATTGATACACTTTTAGAAGTATTAATGACAAAAGAAGCTAACATAACAGATAAGGTTAGATATATAATGGCTTATGCATTATACAGAGGAGGAATCATTGAGGACGATTTTGTTAAATTATTAGCCTTTATTGGTGTCGAAGTAGAACatgaatatttcaaacattttatgattttgttcaaaaattatgaaCTTATTGGGttcaaattaatgaaagatAAACCAAAAGATAAACCATTTAAAAAAGTGTGGTTTCATGATACCATTGTTAAAGATCCTTCCATTTATACAACTTCAAGATACATTACTGCATCGGGGAATATTCTATCAAAAGTCATTACTAACCCGTTATTACTCGATGAGCTTCAATTCCCATACGTGAAGGATAAACCTATTCAATTGTTagatgaagaggaaaaagaaatggtAGGTGCATCTGCCACGGCATACAATTCCGCATCCTTGAGAAACCCTCGCCATAAGGCATCATGGACTAGAAATAATGTATctcaaaaagaaaatattccaaGGCAGAggtttttttattatgtgCTAGGTGGTATTACCTATCCGGAAATTAAATCAGCATATGATCAatctaattttaaaaaCAAAGATGTTTTCATTGGAAGTGATGGTATCATTACACCGTTGGCATATATGAGAAGTATAGAATTCTTGACCAAACCTAGAGAAGCATTGAATCtgaaagatgatgaaaaggAGGTGGAAAAAATACCGGATTTCATATTAGGCTCAGAATCAGCAATCTCTAAACCAGTTTCTCATGTTCATCTGCGTAGTAGAAATGCTCCAATATCGAAACCACAGGCACCTGCTATGGAAGCTTCACCtgagaagaagaagaaaaagcaTCATAAATTCACAAGTTTTTTAAGATCAAAAGATAAATAAGGAAAAAACAGTTTAATCCTATGGGGGTTCTTTTCTTATCGAGAAAAGTTACTAAGGAtataaatgatgataatgaatatataaatatagacaaattaaaaatgaaaaagataaaGTTAACTAAAACTTTATATCGCTGTGTATACAGCTATAATGCATATATAGCTTCCAGATTGCTGCGGCCTCTGGGTACAAAAACTTGCCCTTTTAAATAGAGACGACTAACTACTTGCCAAGGGAAGGACTTTGCAGGTATTCCTGTTTGTCCAGACGACATTGGACACCTAAACTgtatttgaaaagtttatCATTTTTCTGCTGCACCTTCATAATGGTGAAAATACGAAGTTCTCATTTAACAAATTTATGAAGGAAATCTTGATGGTATTTAGACTTTGTAAGATTGTTAACATATGTACGCTTCTTATTTTCGGTAGATTTTACTACCTTCTTCCTCGAAAACGTCGTCTTTGTTCTCCATGCATCCACTTTGACTGGCCCGGCAGGTACATCACCACTAGGTACTGTGCTATTTATCATCTCCTCTTTTTTATCTTGTGGTGGTAACATGGTAGAACCAATCCTACTTCCATCGCTCTCAATAGTTAAATTGGTCTGGGTATTGCCATCTTTTTCCCCATCAGCACCACTATTCTTTACGTTTTCCACATACAAATTTCTTGCATCGACAAATCCATCTTCATTCACTTTACTCCTGATACCATAATCCTTTTCCTGTTCAGAACTGTCAACTTTCTTCTTAGTATTTGAACGAATCTTCAACGTCTTGTGACCAGGCAGTAATCTGGCATGTTGTATGGAAGTTGGTGTATAAGCAGCACTTTTCCCACCGTTCCTTGCTTCTAATTGTGGTCTATGTGAAGTAGTCATGAATAACCGTCCTTGATAATTTTGCGAATATCACTGATCTCTCAACCTTTAGTCTCTTTTGATACTTTCTTCCAACCTTTTGAAGTTATCTGTTCTTACtcaaataatcaaaatttcatttcGTATCGGAAcatttctttttgaaaCATCTATTAAAGGAACAAAAACCCAAAAAGTGAGAGAACAGGAACTGAACTGAACTGAACTGAACTGTAGAGCATCAAGcagaaacaaaataatactatatTACAGTCAAGTGATCAACCACGCAAGATATACACCTTTACCCAAAATTTTTATAACAAAAAATCGGATATGAGCCATTCCAAAAATGAAAGTTTAACGACAATAGTACCAGATCATCCTACTGAAAACCAATGGAaaccacaacaacaaccgAGTAGACAGTCGCTAAACGCATCAATACATGAAGAAGACGAGACTTCAACGATAGGATACATATCAATAAAAGATTATGCGTATCCGGAAGATAATTCTTTACACTACGGTTATTTcgaggaagaggaagatgaCAATGAAAGTGAAGAGGATGCTTCTAGGATATATAgtgacgatgatgatacaGCAAACCATCGACAAAGTATAGTCCTCCCTAAGGACTATGTAGTGAATCAATGGGCTGTTGCATTGTACGATTTCGAACCAgagaatgataatgaattaggGTTAAAAGAGAATGATATCGTGTTTATAAGTTATAAACATGGTCAAGGTTGGTTGGTGGCAGAAAATGAGAAAAGAACACAAACTGGCCTTGTCCCCGAAGAATATGTTTCATATCTAGAGTCTGGAGAGGAAGACGTTGCAGCAACGAACGGTAGAACGGAGgaacaagatgatgatCCCGCTCGACCTTTCTACTTGACGCACATGATAACACAAGGTGTGCAATTACCGCCTGCAGATGctgaacaagaacaaatagATGATATAAAgtatgataataatgtcaatgaagatgatgatgaatggGAAGATGTTGATCAACTTGAAAACAATATTAATGAGAAACTGAATATTTCCACAGAGTAATCGGCTCTCTTCAACAGATGGACATTTCAAGAACGCTCCAATAGAGAAAGTTACCGGACAGTACGGTAATGGAAGAACGATAACCgtttaagaaatatattttcgATAGCTTAATTTATTTACGTATTTTTCCTGCATATGTATTTTGTCATCCTCTAAAAAAAGTTATAGGTTTCTTTTAGACAAAGTAAAATAGGTAAATAAAAGCGtgcattttttttctactagtcaattatttatatttttcttctgcTCAATCTTCCTCATCAGAAATATCACTTAATGCAACATTCAGGTCTTCTTCACCTTCCAACTTCTCTCCCTTTCtcaatttttgtaattcttttGCTTCAATACTACCTCCCAATTCTGATAACAATGCGTTTGTACCTTGAACAATTTCTTGTGATATCTCGTCATTTGGATCGCAAAGTTTACCAATATTCTCAGCAAAACTCAATGCTATACGAGCTTCACTAATGTTTTCACTTATTGAAGTGTCATTCAAATCTAACGGTAGTTCTTGGATATGttgatttaattcattcataGTTTCTGGAGAAAGATTTGCTGATGGATTGgtttttttgaaaacttcCACTTTACTAATCAAATAGAAAGTAAAACCTTCTAAATAATAAGCTTCtaaattatcttcatcaatttccTTAACGGCTCCAACTACTTTAAGAGCAATATCATATAGACCCACTTCTATACACATTTTGGCCAAACCTAACAATGGTTGTAATAATTCCACATATTCTCCATTAAGCGCGACATCATCATGCTCTATGTTATCTTGTCCAATTGCTTGCTTTTTCgcttcaaataaattccaTGATTGGCCAAAAGCTTCACACGCTTCTGAATACCTTTGTTGCGAAATTCGAATAGAACCTAAAGTCAACCAACCTTCAGGCGATTTATTTTCAGAAATCTCCATCACTTTGCCAATCAATTCTTCACATTGCTCTTCAGCGTTTGGTTCCATACACAAATCAGTCATCCAAATTTCAATCATAGATAAAAGTCCACTAACAATTTTAGAAGTTTGTTCTTGTGTCAATGTATCCCCTGCTATCgttgatatattttcaataccTTTAGCTAATATGTTAATACCATCTTGGCCACCTGTAATTTGACCTaatgtgaaaaatttactGGCTCCACCAACAGTCCCATTGGGATCTAATTCACATGATTgagataataatggataCGCCTTATCAACTTGAccattttctaaatatGCATCAGCAAATGTTTCTAAAAGAATCACATTGGAAGAGTTCTCtgattttaatgatttcttgaatggtttcaaaatttttaaaGCTTTCTTGGCATTGTTCCCAGATAAAGCTTCCTTAGCTTGTTCAATTGCTGTTTGAAGATCGCTCATTTTagtttttatattatttttttcgttTTAAACTTATTATTCTATACTATATTCAAGTGTTATATGCTAAGTGATTGAGTGACATTTGCTCGAGAATTATCAAAGCTTtaaatctaaatcatcaatttaCTTAATCGTAAATAATTGAAACtacttcaatttttcaatttttcagcTCATCgccattaataatttttcgccaaaaaaaaaaaaaaaaaattaaataaacaTTTCGTCTGTCGTTATGATAATACCGATtctatttatattaaaaaatgtGATAATAGGTAATTCGGTGTGTTCTGGAAAAAGTTAATACAACCAACTCACTAGTTTCTTAAAGCTTGCCATATAAGGTCCAGCATACTCGTTATCTTCATTCCAAGTGATCCTATCCATTTCACGTCTTCCGGTATCCATATCTAATTGGTCTAATCTCTCAATCTTGGACGTCCCAATAATCTTATAACCCAAGTAAAACACAATAAATAACATTAACCCACCATACGCGGAAAAGAAGGATCTAGTACTCCAAAACTTATTAAGGAAATTAGTAAATCCCATAAATAtcacaaaaaataaacatcCAAATAATCCATAGAAGGATAAATACGGTTGGAAAGGTGATTTATACGGATATGATTTATCATTCCTTGAAATTATATCTTGCCTACATTTTAGAGCATAATAGAATCGTAGAAAGGATGCGTTTAACCCCATCCAGATGATAGAGGTACTTGCGCTCGATATATTAATTAGAATGTCGAAGTTTTGTGTAGATTTAGCATCGACTGCCAAATAGGCAATGATCGAGAATATAcctgaaaataatacagCAACATATGGCACCCCTCTTTTAGTACAAGTTTGGAAAATTAATGGTGCTTTTCGTTGTATGGACATAGCATATATCGTTCTTGAAGAGTTGAAGAGAGAAGCTATTCCTGCAGTTGACGTGAAAAACACTAAAATAGCATTAAATCCAGCTGCAAATGTACAAAGACCAAAGCTTTGTAATGCCAGGACCCATGGACTTGAATATCCAGTCTGTCTACTTCCTGTCTCAACTTTTGAATATAGGCCAACATCACACGAATAGTTTAATTGCCAATCTGTACCTATACCATGGACTGCTGCTTTATAACGACTGACTGCACTTTCAGGGAAATATGATTCTAATCGTGGGTCTCCactataaatatttattccAACAGCAAATATTGCAAACATATAAACCGTTAGAACAACTGAGAAAGTTCTCTTAATAGATGAAGGAATCGTCTTTCTTGGGTTTATAGCTTCACCACTAGCCATGAAGGTCATCTCAACACCACTGAAGGCAAAAGTAGATATAAGCATCACTAAAATAATCGCAAGAAATCTGCCTGTGCTCCCTGATATACCGTTTTTACTCCCGGTGCCTGCATCTAGTAAATCAAATGTAGGTCGAAACAATCCATATGTTAAATTTCCAGTGGATTTCGATGAATCCCAAAATCTGAATCCAACTTGTTCATGTATATCTTTCCCGTGCCCAGCATTTAAAATCACCATAacgaaaatgataataatcgttatgaaaatttttataaGACCAACAATATAAACAACCTCTCCCATGAATCTGACATCAAGCAAATTTATAACGATCgagaataatgaaaacaatGTAACAAATCCAGCAATGGCTCCTCTT encodes:
- the SEC1 gene encoding Sec1p (similar to Saccharomyces cerevisiae SEC1 (YDR164C); ancestral locus Anc_8.351), yielding MSNLIDLQRNYLIDLLVNIQTNHNIKFLVIDEYAENIINFLFQNPKELLTYVTTVDRIDSPKRKGQHDVDVIYLLKPTKFNINCIDADFQSRPSKYRKAHIRFFPTFERYLINFFQSKRYIQERLSTMDEARIAFIPKEKQFFQTLDIDKPLQLFFNKNCTDLIEKNIQKTIKSLLNICIITGEYPIIRYSEPSEEQMTLTPPTKLAGKLAKEFQLVLDSYARDHEDFPPQSDRPRSIMIITDRTLDPFSPILHDFNYQAMVYDVIQDVDPRTDVYHYKAENELGEFEEKSSKLIDIQDPDWVELKYQHIVDANDYLSGKIKEMIAKNPLLVDRQNVKNTTDLLSVVAHLKDFDEERRRLILHRTLIDSCLTINKDRRLAELAEVEQNLAGFGMDMDGEKCKHIIDTLLEVLMTKEANITDKVRYIMAYALYRGGIIEDDFVKLLAFIGVEVEHEYFKHFMILFKNYELIGFKLMKDKPKDKPFKKVWFHDTIVKDPSIYTTSRYITASGNILSKVITNPLLLDELQFPYVKDKPIQLLDEEEKEMVGASATAYNSASLRNPRHKASWTRNNVSQKENIPRQRFFYYVLGGITYPEIKSAYDQSNFKNKDVFIGSDGIITPLAYMRSIEFLTKPREALNLKDDEKEVEKIPDFILGSESAISKPVSHVHLRSRNAPISKPQAPAMEASPEKKKKKHHKFTSFLRSKDK
- the CWC15 gene encoding U2-type spliceosomal complex subunit CWC15 (similar to Saccharomyces cerevisiae CWC15 (YDR163W); ancestral locus Anc_8.345); this translates as MTTSHRPQLEARNGGKSAAYTPTSIQHARLLPGHKTLKIRSNTKKKVDSSEQEKDYGIRSKVNEDGFVDARNLYVENVKNSGADGEKDGNTQTNLTIESDGSRIGSTMLPPQDKKEEMINSTVPSGDVPAGPVKVDAWRTKTTFSRKKVVKSTENKKRTYVNNLTKSKYHQDFLHKFVK
- the NBP2 gene encoding adaptor protein NBP2 (similar to Saccharomyces cerevisiae NBP2 (YDR162C); ancestral locus Anc_8.344) → MSHSKNESLTTIVPDHPTENQWKPQQQPSRQSLNASIHEEDETSTIGYISIKDYAYPEDNSLHYGYFEEEEDDNESEEDASRIYSDDDDTANHRQSIVLPKDYVVNQWAVALYDFEPENDNELGLKENDIVFISYKHGQGWLVAENEKRTQTGLVPEEYVSYLESGEEDVAATNGRTEEQDDDPARPFYLTHMITQGVQLPPADAEQEQIDDIKYDNNVNEDDDEWEDVDQLENNINEKLNISTE
- the ACL4 gene encoding Acl4p (similar to Saccharomyces cerevisiae YDR161W; ancestral locus Anc_8.343) is translated as MSDLQTAIEQAKEALSGNNAKKALKILKPFKKSLKSENSSNVILLETFADAYLENGQVDKAYPLLSQSCELDPNGTVGGASKFFTLGQITGGQDGINILAKGIENISTIAGDTLTQEQTSKIVSGLLSMIEIWMTDLCMEPNAEEQCEELIGKVMEISENKSPEGWLTLGSIRISQQRYSEACEAFGQSWNLFEAKKQAIGQDNIEHDDVALNGEYVELLQPLLGLAKMCIEVGLYDIALKVVGAVKEIDEDNLEAYYLEGFTFYLISKVEVFKKTNPSANLSPETMNELNQHIQELPLDLNDTSISENISEARIALSFAENIGKLCDPNDEISQEIVQGTNALLSELGGSIEAKELQKLRKGEKLEGEEDLNVALSDISDEED
- the SSY1 gene encoding Ssy1p (similar to Saccharomyces cerevisiae SSY1 (YDR160W); ancestral locus Anc_8.342) produces the protein MESKSPLYGLFPGRNNIQPIKSDNEHLHVSQDDVNHNDEDHISVVNTIDTAILRSIIDEEGWNDIDNSHEELRNQRFYVSDRYDQKKANNGQLSNSPNLREDFQYYNAKVEKEYELRNKLETMLRKNNNGNIEVISEDILQDNYIATTDTPVSGKHSPNFNWKLNVKNFFSKSFHHHETKGMIKMSNHKNEQNSNSSMTRVIDNTSYRNMAIDEGIDNTTKEETPALSITTDHSNETREPHKMLGFDLEKLFDKSKGGKNHIRRSLKVRHIQMLSIGTCFSVGFFLTSGKAFSAAGPFGTLVGFILSGSIVLATLLSFTELSTLIPVASGFSGLASRFVEDAFGFALGWTYWFSCMLALPAEVASSTFYLSYYQNLSRGAIAGFVTLFSLFSIVINLLDVRFMGEVVYIVGLIKIFITIIIIFVMVILNAGHGKDIHEQVGFRFWDSSKSTGNLTYGLFRPTFDLLDAGTGSKNGISGSTGRFLAIILVMLISTFAFSGVEMTFMASGEAINPRKTIPSSIKRTFSVVLTVYMFAIFAVGINIYSGDPRLESYFPESAVSRYKAAVHGIGTDWQLNYSCDVGLYSKVETGSRQTGYSSPWVLALQSFGLCTFAAGFNAILVFFTSTAGIASLFNSSRTIYAMSIQRKAPLIFQTCTKRGVPYVAVLFSGIFSIIAYLAVDAKSTQNFDILINISSASTSIIWMGLNASFLRFYYALKCRQDIISRNDKSYPYKSPFQPYLSFYGLFGCLFFVIFMGFTNFLNKFWSTRSFFSAYGGLMLFIVFYLGYKIIGTSKIERLDQLDMDTGRREMDRITWNEDNEYAGPYMASFKKLVSWLY